From the genome of Streptomyces sp. NBC_01116, one region includes:
- a CDS encoding MMPL family transporter: protein MATFLHKIGGAAFKRRWLVVLLWALTLGAVGIGASTSSGPASSSITLPGTEAQRAFDLLGEKFPAANADGATARVVLRAPDGEKISTPENKAALEATLARVKDSSSRIGQISDPFTSKALSADGTTAFAQVAYTATDADLTDGDHTGLDKALESGRDQGLTVEASGTALATPEESHTAEAIGFALAAVILLITFGSLIAAGLPLLTALVGVGVSMAAITALSGPLDLNSNASALATMLGIAVGIDYALFIVSRYRSERADGHDAREAAARANGTAGSAVVFAGLTVVIALAGLAVVNLPILTAMGLAAAGAVVIAVLVATTLVPALLGFAGERVRGKNRKKPAPVADPAKPGLAQRWISHVLRNPTRMLLLAVAALGVVALPATQLELGLPDDGSKATSSTQRKAYDMLSESFGPGFNGPLTVTVDDQDPAVARGGAEVLGKSLAGLPDVAAVTPAAFNESGDTAIITVIPKSAPGSDATKNLVTDIRTLAGDLQPDTGARSLVTGTTALNIDISDKFSAAIVPYLALVVGLAVLVLILVFRSILVPLKAALGFLLSVLASFGALVAVFQWGWLKDLIGLEQTGPVMSLMPVLMVGIVFGLAMDYQVFLVTRMREAYVHGADARTAVEAGFKHSATVVTVAALIMISVFAGFVGSHDAMIKSLGFGLAVAVVFDAFVVRMTIIPAALALLGKRAWSLPAWIDRILPNVDIEGEKLAKHAPATPTAPEPAYANSTHHNH, encoded by the coding sequence ATGGCCACTTTCCTGCACAAGATCGGCGGGGCCGCGTTCAAGCGGCGCTGGCTGGTTGTTCTCCTCTGGGCGCTCACTCTGGGCGCCGTGGGAATCGGCGCCTCCACCAGCTCGGGACCCGCCAGTTCCAGCATCACCCTGCCCGGCACCGAGGCCCAACGCGCCTTCGACCTCCTGGGCGAGAAGTTCCCCGCAGCCAACGCCGACGGAGCCACCGCCCGCGTCGTGCTGCGCGCACCCGACGGCGAGAAGATCAGCACCCCGGAGAACAAGGCCGCTCTCGAAGCGACTCTGGCCCGCGTCAAGGACTCTTCGTCCCGCATCGGGCAGATCAGCGACCCCTTCACCTCCAAAGCACTCAGCGCGGACGGCACCACCGCCTTCGCCCAGGTCGCCTACACCGCCACGGACGCCGACCTCACCGACGGCGACCACACCGGCCTGGACAAGGCACTGGAATCGGGCCGCGACCAGGGTCTGACCGTGGAAGCATCCGGCACCGCGCTGGCCACACCCGAGGAGAGCCACACCGCCGAGGCCATAGGCTTCGCCCTGGCAGCCGTCATCCTCCTCATCACCTTCGGGTCCCTGATCGCCGCAGGCCTGCCCCTGCTCACAGCTCTCGTCGGAGTCGGGGTGAGCATGGCCGCCATCACCGCGCTCAGCGGCCCACTCGACCTCAACAGCAACGCCTCGGCCCTCGCCACGATGCTGGGCATCGCCGTCGGCATCGACTACGCCCTGTTCATCGTCTCCCGCTACCGCTCGGAGCGCGCCGACGGCCACGACGCCCGGGAGGCCGCCGCCCGCGCGAACGGCACAGCGGGTTCCGCCGTCGTGTTCGCCGGGCTGACCGTCGTCATCGCCCTCGCGGGCCTCGCGGTGGTGAACCTGCCCATCCTGACCGCGATGGGCCTGGCCGCCGCAGGCGCCGTCGTCATCGCCGTCCTCGTCGCCACCACCCTGGTCCCCGCCCTCCTCGGCTTCGCCGGAGAACGCGTCCGCGGCAAGAACCGGAAGAAGCCCGCACCCGTGGCCGACCCGGCCAAGCCAGGCCTGGCACAGCGCTGGATCTCCCACGTCCTGCGCAATCCGACCCGGATGCTTCTCCTGGCCGTGGCCGCTCTCGGCGTGGTCGCCCTCCCCGCCACCCAGCTTGAACTCGGGCTGCCGGACGACGGCTCCAAGGCCACCTCCTCCACTCAGCGCAAGGCATACGACATGCTGTCCGAGTCCTTCGGACCCGGATTCAACGGCCCTCTCACCGTGACCGTCGACGACCAGGACCCGGCCGTCGCCCGCGGCGGCGCCGAGGTCTTGGGCAAGTCCCTCGCCGGCCTTCCGGACGTGGCCGCCGTGACCCCGGCCGCCTTCAACGAGAGCGGCGACACCGCGATCATCACCGTCATCCCCAAGAGCGCACCGGGCAGCGACGCAACCAAGAACCTTGTCACCGACATCCGCACCCTCGCCGGCGACCTCCAGCCCGACACCGGCGCCCGCTCCCTCGTTACCGGCACCACGGCGCTCAACATCGACATCTCCGACAAGTTCAGCGCCGCGATCGTGCCCTACCTCGCCCTCGTTGTCGGCCTGGCTGTCCTCGTGCTGATTCTCGTCTTCCGGTCCATCCTGGTCCCCCTCAAGGCGGCCCTCGGGTTCCTGCTCTCCGTCCTGGCCTCTTTCGGAGCCTTGGTCGCGGTCTTCCAGTGGGGCTGGCTGAAAGACCTCATCGGCCTGGAACAGACCGGCCCCGTCATGAGCCTGATGCCCGTCCTCATGGTCGGCATCGTCTTCGGCCTGGCCATGGACTACCAGGTCTTCCTGGTGACCCGCATGCGCGAGGCATACGTCCACGGAGCCGACGCCCGCACCGCCGTCGAGGCGGGCTTCAAGCACAGCGCCACCGTCGTCACCGTCGCAGCCCTCATCATGATCAGCGTCTTCGCCGGCTTCGTCGGCTCCCACGACGCCATGATCAAATCACTCGGATTCGGCCTCGCCGTCGCCGTCGTCTTCGACGCGTTCGTCGTCCGCATGACCATCATCCCGGCAGCCCTCGCCCTTCTCGGCAAGCGCGCCTGGTCCCTGCCCGCCTGGATCGACCGCATCCTGCCCAACGTCGACATCGAAGGCGAGAAGCTCGCCAAGCACGCCCCCGCCACCCCCACCGCACCGGAACCGGCCTACGCCAACTCCACCCACCACAACCACTGA
- a CDS encoding APC family permease, which produces MSSRTQDGRELPGTPLNRTLTTPLLYFFILGDVLGAGVYVLVGQVAAESGGAVWVPLVVALGLALLTASSYAELATKYPRAGGASHYTLLAYGPFARFFTGFCMLAAGIVSAAGLARGFGGDYLRIFVSLPVALVVVLFLGSLALLNARGISESTRVNVAATVVEVGGLVLVVGLGVWVVLRGDGDVGRLAQLGTAENAPAAAVLSGSLLAFYSFVGFETSVNVAEETREPRRSYPRALFGALATAGVVYALVGAAASSAVSTSSLVRSSGPLLSVVEIAGGVPVQLFSVIALIAVANGALLTGIMSSRLAYGMARDGLLPQFLAKVLPGRRTPWAAIATTTLLSVLLAVTGDVATLASTLVLLLLVVFFLVNTAVLRLRNDTVARDHFTTPTSIAVLGAGSCVLLATQFEGQVWVRGLLVLAVGALLARVATRGHHGR; this is translated from the coding sequence ATGAGCAGTCGCACGCAAGACGGCAGGGAACTGCCCGGGACACCGCTCAATCGCACGCTGACCACACCGCTTCTGTATTTCTTCATCCTGGGCGATGTACTGGGCGCTGGCGTCTATGTGCTCGTGGGGCAGGTGGCGGCGGAGTCCGGGGGTGCGGTGTGGGTTCCTCTGGTGGTGGCCCTTGGGCTGGCTCTGCTGACGGCTTCGTCCTATGCGGAACTTGCCACGAAGTATCCGCGGGCCGGTGGTGCCTCGCACTACACCTTGTTGGCCTACGGTCCCTTTGCAAGGTTTTTCACGGGTTTCTGCATGCTGGCAGCTGGCATCGTGTCCGCAGCTGGTCTGGCCCGCGGGTTCGGTGGGGATTACCTCCGTATCTTCGTCTCCCTGCCTGTGGCTCTGGTGGTCGTTCTGTTTCTCGGCTCCCTTGCTCTGCTCAACGCCCGGGGGATCAGCGAGTCAACCCGGGTCAACGTGGCCGCGACCGTCGTTGAGGTCGGAGGCCTGGTGTTGGTGGTGGGCCTCGGTGTGTGGGTGGTGCTGCGCGGTGACGGTGATGTGGGACGGTTGGCGCAGCTGGGTACGGCCGAGAACGCTCCGGCCGCCGCCGTCTTGAGCGGATCTCTCCTGGCCTTCTACTCCTTCGTCGGCTTCGAGACGTCGGTCAACGTCGCCGAGGAGACGCGTGAACCCCGGCGTTCCTATCCGCGCGCTCTGTTCGGCGCTCTGGCCACGGCGGGCGTGGTCTACGCGCTGGTTGGCGCTGCGGCGAGTTCTGCGGTGTCGACGAGTTCACTCGTGCGGTCTAGCGGCCCGTTGCTCAGCGTCGTGGAGATCGCGGGCGGCGTGCCGGTTCAGCTCTTCAGCGTGATCGCTTTGATCGCGGTGGCCAACGGTGCGCTGTTGACGGGGATCATGTCTTCCCGGCTGGCGTACGGCATGGCTCGTGACGGGTTGCTGCCGCAGTTCCTGGCGAAAGTGCTGCCCGGCCGGCGCACCCCGTGGGCCGCCATCGCGACCACAACGCTGCTCTCTGTGCTGCTCGCGGTGACGGGGGACGTAGCCACGCTCGCCTCGACGCTCGTGCTGTTACTCCTCGTCGTCTTCTTCCTGGTCAATACAGCCGTCCTGCGGCTGCGCAACGACACCGTTGCGCGCGACCACTTCACCACCCCGACCAGCATTGCCGTGCTCGGCGCTGGTTCGTGCGTACTCCTAGCCACCCAGTTCGAGGGACAGGTGTGGGTCCGGGGCTTGCTTGTGCTGGCCGTCGGCGCACTGCTCGCCCGGGTCGCCACCCGCGGACACCACGGCAGGTAG
- a CDS encoding TetR/AcrR family transcriptional regulator has translation MTVEPAVSRRRKLTPERERELLLVTAELVGEVGYEQVTMAAVAQRAKCSTATLYRQWESKPRLVISAWKALSTETKKDLATIDTGSLRGDLMEVARFRVADDPATEPFTSLPAAIAQDEALMEIVREILIHPVLRDLAQIFERAVARGEIAAGNPVIELADQILLAPWIAHMIVHGTEATPELMEAIVELVLLPALTAQPATA, from the coding sequence ATGACCGTGGAACCTGCGGTATCGCGCCGCCGCAAACTCACTCCGGAGCGGGAGCGTGAACTGCTGCTCGTGACGGCCGAGCTTGTCGGCGAGGTCGGTTATGAGCAGGTGACCATGGCCGCTGTCGCGCAGCGGGCGAAGTGCAGCACGGCGACGCTCTACCGGCAGTGGGAAAGCAAGCCGCGCCTGGTGATCTCCGCGTGGAAGGCTCTCAGCACGGAGACCAAGAAGGACTTGGCCACCATCGATACCGGCAGTCTGCGCGGCGATCTGATGGAGGTCGCGCGGTTCCGGGTAGCCGACGATCCGGCCACGGAACCCTTCACCTCGTTGCCGGCGGCGATCGCCCAGGACGAAGCACTGATGGAGATCGTGCGCGAGATCCTGATCCACCCGGTCCTGCGAGATCTGGCCCAGATCTTCGAGCGCGCCGTCGCCCGGGGGGAGATCGCAGCCGGAAACCCGGTCATCGAGCTGGCGGACCAGATCCTGCTCGCTCCGTGGATCGCACACATGATTGTCCACGGGACCGAGGCGACCCCTGAGCTGATGGAAGCCATTGTCGAGCTGGTGCTCTTGCCGGCTCTCACCGCGCAACCCGCCACCGCCTGA
- a CDS encoding N-acetyltransferase family protein, whose translation MTTGIEIRHYTGDQAPALRPLLLDVYTEVYAAAARTDPFASPDRFAEGLDHWTARPGWSCVVGYDGDQPVGYAYGAPLPPRSRWWGGLLTHLPADTTAETGTRTYALSELMVREPWRKTGTARRLHDTLLTHRREQRATLLVDQDHPKVHALYQSWGLDHPRRPTPPPPRRPALPRHAARSAPGVWPASPHTRSVTESH comes from the coding sequence GTGACCACCGGCATAGAGATACGCCACTACACCGGCGACCAGGCACCCGCACTGCGCCCGCTGCTCCTCGACGTGTACACCGAGGTCTACGCGGCCGCCGCACGAACAGACCCGTTCGCCTCCCCGGACCGCTTCGCCGAAGGACTCGACCACTGGACCGCACGACCCGGCTGGAGCTGCGTCGTTGGCTACGACGGCGACCAGCCGGTCGGCTACGCCTACGGAGCACCCCTGCCCCCGCGGTCACGCTGGTGGGGCGGACTGCTCACCCACCTCCCCGCCGACACCACTGCCGAGACCGGAACCCGCACCTACGCACTCTCCGAACTGATGGTCCGTGAACCGTGGCGCAAGACCGGCACCGCCCGCCGCCTCCACGACACCCTGCTCACCCACCGCCGCGAACAGCGTGCAACGCTCCTCGTCGACCAGGACCACCCCAAAGTCCACGCCCTGTACCAGTCATGGGGGCTGGACCACCCTCGGAGACCTACGCCCCCGCCTCCCAGACGCCCCGCCCTTCCACGCCATGCTGCTCGGTCTGCCCCAGGCGTCTGGCCTGCCTCGCCACACACGCGAAGCGTGACGGAAAGTCACTAG
- a CDS encoding MerR family transcriptional regulator yields MTADDSFGRLDDDDYPACTMGRAAEMLNTTQGFLRAIGKARLITPLRSEGGHRRYSRYQLRIAARARELVDQGTPIEAACRIVILEDQLEEAQRINAEHHRTAKRRPN; encoded by the coding sequence GTGACAGCAGACGACTCGTTCGGCCGTCTCGACGACGACGACTACCCCGCCTGCACCATGGGCCGGGCCGCCGAAATGCTCAACACCACACAAGGGTTCCTCCGCGCCATCGGGAAAGCCCGCCTCATTACCCCCCTCCGCTCGGAGGGCGGCCACCGCCGCTACTCCCGCTACCAGCTGCGCATCGCCGCCCGCGCCCGCGAACTCGTCGACCAGGGCACTCCCATCGAGGCCGCCTGCCGCATCGTCATCCTCGAAGACCAGCTCGAAGAAGCCCAGCGCATCAACGCCGAGCACCACCGCACGGCCAAGCGGCGGCCAAACTGA
- a CDS encoding ATP-binding protein encodes MNLTNTMRVDATATRPAPTAADARDSARLFLEALRPDVAPDTADAILLVASELVTNALRHAGGTYALRLTAHPDLIEVAVDDPSPQAPRMRTPDLTGTTGGFGWRMITHLARTTAVVHRPTGGKTVSAFLAR; translated from the coding sequence ATGAACCTGACGAACACGATGCGCGTCGACGCCACCGCCACCCGCCCCGCGCCCACCGCCGCCGACGCCCGCGACAGCGCCCGCCTCTTCCTCGAAGCCCTCCGGCCGGACGTCGCCCCTGACACAGCCGACGCCATACTCCTGGTCGCTTCGGAACTTGTCACCAACGCCCTGCGGCACGCAGGCGGCACCTACGCCCTTCGCCTGACCGCCCACCCCGACCTCATCGAGGTGGCGGTGGATGACCCCAGCCCACAGGCCCCGCGCATGCGTACCCCCGACCTGACCGGCACCACCGGCGGCTTCGGCTGGCGCATGATCACCCACCTCGCCCGTACCACCGCGGTCGTCCACCGGCCCACCGGCGGCAAAACTGTCAGCGCCTTCCTCGCCCGATAG
- a CDS encoding PP2C family protein-serine/threonine phosphatase, producing the protein MLIVVAALGDALTPIGYTWVPLIAAACVLAGVMMSFRGAAWTGAFALAVTVLLDWRVGILDSGTGWVEEVTVFLAVLIGLDVHWMLERRDRRLAAAWSVAGALQRAVLPAPPTRIGPLRVAARYEAADAEARIGGDAYAIQDTPFGIRVLIGDIRGKGIGAVSITTTLIGAFREAAHHTSSLDELAERLEQSLGRDQAPHAHTSHDEEFTTALIAEIDHAGRTLRLLNRGHPAPYLIRSGRVTELQPADPGLPLGMGDLVSQPATTDTISLAAGDVLLFVTDGVTEARDADGAFYDPTQLTFPDGRPAAPTEVLDTLAEAVYRWAGGRRDDDMATLAISVTTTTSDMPSRTDAPGFAG; encoded by the coding sequence GTGTTGATCGTCGTCGCGGCGCTCGGTGACGCGCTGACGCCGATCGGTTACACCTGGGTACCTCTGATCGCGGCCGCGTGTGTGCTCGCGGGCGTGATGATGTCCTTCCGCGGCGCGGCCTGGACGGGGGCGTTCGCGCTGGCCGTCACCGTGCTGCTGGACTGGCGGGTCGGGATCCTTGACAGCGGCACCGGCTGGGTGGAAGAGGTCACGGTCTTTCTCGCCGTGCTCATCGGCCTGGACGTGCACTGGATGCTCGAGCGCCGCGACCGCCGCCTGGCCGCCGCCTGGTCGGTGGCCGGGGCGCTGCAGCGCGCAGTCCTGCCCGCCCCTCCCACCCGGATCGGGCCGCTCCGGGTAGCTGCCCGCTATGAGGCGGCGGATGCCGAAGCCCGGATCGGCGGGGACGCCTACGCCATCCAGGACACCCCCTTCGGAATCCGTGTCCTCATCGGCGACATCAGAGGAAAGGGGATCGGCGCCGTCTCCATCACCACCACGCTGATCGGCGCCTTCCGCGAAGCCGCCCATCACACATCCAGCCTGGATGAACTCGCTGAACGGCTGGAACAGTCCCTCGGACGCGACCAGGCCCCGCACGCTCACACCAGCCACGACGAGGAGTTCACGACAGCCCTCATCGCCGAGATCGACCACGCGGGCCGCACCCTACGACTGCTCAACCGAGGCCACCCTGCCCCCTACCTCATCCGCTCCGGCCGCGTCACCGAACTGCAGCCAGCCGACCCTGGCCTTCCACTCGGCATGGGAGACCTCGTCTCCCAGCCCGCCACAACCGACACCATCTCTCTTGCCGCCGGTGACGTTCTGCTGTTCGTCACCGACGGGGTCACCGAAGCCCGCGATGCCGACGGAGCCTTCTACGACCCCACCCAACTCACCTTTCCTGACGGAAGACCTGCCGCTCCCACCGAGGTGCTCGACACGCTCGCCGAAGCCGTCTACCGGTGGGCCGGCGGGCGACGCGACGATGACATGGCCACCCTCGCCATCAGCGTCACGACCACCACCTCCGACATGCCATCCCGCACGGACGCTCCCGGCTTCGCCGGATAA
- the tsrT gene encoding tryptophan 2-C-methyltransferase codes for MSSLITLINPNKVHPPITPYALDVLTTQLEQHGYTADVVDLCFTRDAWPELLEEYFTSHPAPLLVGMSVRNTDTLYAQQQRVFLPEHRQIAQKIRSLTPAPLVGGGVGFSTMPFACVDYLGLEYGVKGPGERILVELADRLAARADPSAVPGLLVNRGNGRVTRSSTPDPDTALGGVGEVGAGQSRAWQVDTDSSYTRRSGDRWKVDNLGYYERGGLGNILTKSGCPYACAHCVEPDAKGTAFAKRSVHAVVDELTELVDQGVRDVHTADSEFNLAIANTKAVLREISRRKNSSPASPLHQLRLWIYAQPKPFDDEFAELLAAAGCAGVNVAPDHVRDDMLDGWKVTAKGTRYYTWSDTENLVKLCNKYDMACMVEVLAGMPGETWPTLREAIDRTLALDATVSGFSLGLRCFPYQPLGQWLAEQSAGVRHVPGTQSDTATEPIVLRTADQCRSPVEYERQFMFQPDGTVRPVCYFSTGLPEDPATMADPAGRWLHTVRLMWDHIDPADYPRVMLPTAPGSSKDDNNYADNPFLTALTALGYRGAFWAKWRERDAILTEAKRRGIA; via the coding sequence GTGAGCAGCCTGATCACCCTGATCAACCCGAACAAGGTCCATCCCCCGATCACCCCGTACGCGCTGGACGTCCTGACCACCCAGCTGGAACAGCACGGCTACACCGCTGACGTCGTGGACCTGTGCTTCACGCGGGATGCCTGGCCGGAACTGCTGGAGGAGTACTTCACCTCGCACCCGGCACCGCTGCTGGTGGGCATGTCTGTCCGCAACACCGACACCCTCTACGCGCAGCAGCAGCGCGTCTTCTTGCCCGAGCACCGGCAGATCGCGCAGAAGATCCGCTCGCTGACTCCAGCACCCCTGGTGGGGGGCGGGGTGGGATTCAGCACAATGCCCTTCGCGTGTGTGGACTACCTCGGTCTGGAGTACGGCGTCAAAGGCCCCGGGGAGCGCATCCTGGTGGAACTCGCCGACCGGCTGGCCGCCCGCGCCGACCCTTCCGCGGTGCCGGGCCTGCTCGTCAATCGGGGGAACGGAAGGGTGACACGCTCCTCCACCCCGGACCCGGACACCGCTCTGGGCGGCGTGGGCGAAGTCGGAGCCGGCCAGTCACGTGCCTGGCAGGTCGACACCGATTCCTCCTACACCCGGCGCTCTGGGGACCGCTGGAAGGTCGACAACCTCGGCTACTACGAACGCGGCGGCCTGGGAAACATCCTCACCAAGAGCGGCTGCCCCTACGCCTGTGCGCACTGCGTGGAACCAGACGCCAAGGGCACGGCCTTCGCGAAACGGTCCGTGCACGCGGTGGTCGACGAACTGACCGAACTGGTCGACCAAGGCGTGCGCGACGTACACACCGCCGACTCCGAGTTCAACCTCGCCATCGCGAACACCAAAGCAGTACTGCGCGAGATCAGCCGCCGCAAGAACAGCTCCCCCGCCTCCCCGCTGCACCAGTTGCGCCTGTGGATCTACGCACAGCCCAAACCCTTCGACGACGAGTTCGCCGAACTGCTGGCGGCCGCCGGATGCGCGGGGGTGAACGTGGCCCCCGACCACGTGCGCGACGACATGCTGGACGGCTGGAAGGTCACCGCCAAGGGAACCCGTTACTACACCTGGTCCGACACCGAGAACCTGGTGAAGCTCTGCAACAAGTACGACATGGCCTGCATGGTCGAGGTCCTGGCAGGGATGCCCGGGGAAACCTGGCCGACCCTGCGCGAGGCCATCGACCGCACCCTGGCACTGGACGCGACCGTCTCCGGGTTCAGCCTCGGCCTGCGATGCTTCCCCTATCAGCCTCTGGGCCAATGGCTCGCCGAGCAGAGCGCCGGCGTACGGCACGTACCCGGAACCCAGTCGGACACCGCCACCGAACCCATCGTGCTGCGCACCGCCGACCAGTGCCGCTCCCCCGTGGAATACGAACGGCAGTTCATGTTCCAGCCCGACGGCACCGTCCGCCCGGTGTGCTACTTCTCCACCGGGCTCCCCGAAGACCCCGCCACCATGGCCGACCCCGCCGGACGCTGGCTCCACACCGTCCGGCTGATGTGGGACCACATCGACCCCGCCGACTACCCCCGCGTCATGCTGCCCACCGCACCCGGCAGCTCCAAGGACGACAACAACTACGCCGACAACCCCTTCCTCACCGCGCTCACCGCCCTGGGATACCGCGGCGCGTTCTGGGCGAAATGGCGAGAGCGCGACGCCATCCTCACCGAAGCGAAAAGGCGCGGCATCGCCTGA
- a CDS encoding tryptophanase, with the protein MEPFRIKAVEPIPMRTTEERQRILAEADYNIFRVHSADVTIDLLTDSGTTAMSSKQWAAMFLGDESYAWASSYERFERAVRELTGFPEVIPIHQGRAAERLLFTVLLRPGQITAANGHFDSTRANVEQVDCQAEDLPCPEAAELVSEASFKGNIDLGRLQKLLVGPDGEQVAVVILTVTNNGGGGQPVSLENIQGAREICRRYEIPLLLDASRFAENAYLIITREPGQQNRTPREVARAMFDLVDGCWASLKKDGMSNTGGLIALRDAKTAARCRELLTISEGFPTYGGLAGRDLEALAQGLQEVTDPAYLAHRADTAAWFAGALTKAGLPTLRPAGCHAVYADAGQLLPHIPPENFPGQALVCELYRLAGVRTTEFGTLAFGQDGGQAPNELVRLALPRRVYTRSHLEYVVDAVGDVVGRARELTGFTITGPQPPMRHFTVKLIPLQEGRDSP; encoded by the coding sequence ATGGAACCGTTTCGCATAAAAGCCGTGGAGCCTATCCCCATGCGCACCACGGAGGAGCGGCAGCGGATACTGGCCGAAGCTGACTACAACATTTTTCGGGTGCATTCCGCTGACGTCACGATCGATCTGTTGACCGACTCGGGGACGACGGCGATGTCGTCGAAGCAGTGGGCGGCCATGTTCTTGGGTGACGAGTCCTATGCGTGGGCTTCGTCCTATGAGCGGTTCGAGCGTGCCGTGCGGGAACTGACGGGCTTCCCGGAGGTCATTCCCATCCACCAGGGGCGTGCGGCCGAGAGGCTGCTCTTCACCGTCCTGCTGCGTCCCGGGCAGATCACTGCTGCCAACGGCCACTTCGACTCCACGCGCGCCAACGTCGAGCAGGTGGACTGCCAGGCGGAGGATCTGCCGTGCCCCGAAGCCGCGGAGCTTGTGAGCGAGGCGTCTTTCAAGGGCAACATCGATCTCGGCCGGCTGCAGAAGCTGCTGGTCGGACCGGACGGTGAGCAGGTGGCCGTAGTGATTTTGACGGTGACCAACAATGGGGGCGGCGGCCAGCCCGTGTCGTTGGAGAACATCCAAGGCGCGCGCGAGATATGCCGTCGGTACGAGATCCCGCTGCTGCTGGACGCGTCCCGGTTCGCCGAGAACGCGTATCTCATCATCACGCGGGAGCCCGGCCAGCAGAACCGCACCCCACGTGAGGTGGCGCGGGCGATGTTCGACCTCGTGGACGGCTGCTGGGCCTCGCTGAAGAAGGACGGCATGTCCAACACCGGCGGCCTCATCGCTCTGCGCGACGCGAAGACGGCCGCGCGCTGCCGGGAGCTGCTGACCATCTCGGAGGGGTTCCCGACTTATGGCGGCCTCGCGGGGCGGGACCTGGAAGCCTTGGCGCAGGGGCTGCAGGAGGTCACCGACCCCGCTTACCTGGCGCACCGGGCCGATACCGCGGCGTGGTTCGCCGGCGCGCTGACGAAAGCCGGGCTTCCCACACTGCGGCCGGCCGGGTGCCATGCCGTCTACGCCGATGCCGGACAGCTGCTGCCGCACATCCCTCCCGAGAATTTTCCCGGTCAGGCGCTGGTCTGCGAGTTGTACCGCCTCGCGGGGGTGCGCACGACCGAGTTCGGGACGCTGGCCTTCGGCCAGGACGGCGGGCAGGCGCCCAACGAACTGGTGCGCCTGGCACTGCCGCGCCGGGTCTACACCCGTTCGCACCTGGAGTACGTGGTGGACGCGGTCGGAGACGTCGTGGGCCGGGCCAGGGAGCTGACCGGCTTCACGATCACCGGTCCGCAGCCGCCCATGCGCCATTTCACCGTCAAGCTCATCCCGCTTCAGGAAGGCAGGGACTCCCCGTGA
- a CDS encoding response regulator transcription factor: MHRVLLTGGPTLVRDAYARVIAASPAFAHPAQTATLTDALTGLTTCDLLLVDTQELNRGPSAAAQMRLLHATACTRVAILGHVTPAELPFLTSAGVTGVLGPYLAPDDFLTALDAICGGAMVISPAPAHTAQPPISRIQPNSDHGTLTPLTQREREVLTLIATQPDNTAIAKALDVSPLTIKSHVNRIMHKLAASSRSQLVALAYESRLITPGNPAVTRATDAESRARTPRPAQAS, translated from the coding sequence ATGCACCGAGTACTCCTCACGGGCGGCCCGACTCTCGTCCGGGACGCCTACGCACGCGTCATCGCCGCGTCCCCCGCCTTCGCCCACCCAGCCCAAACAGCCACCCTCACCGATGCCCTGACCGGACTGACCACCTGCGACCTTCTACTCGTAGACACGCAGGAACTCAACCGAGGCCCGTCCGCCGCAGCCCAGATGCGACTGCTCCACGCCACCGCCTGCACCCGGGTCGCCATACTCGGGCACGTCACACCGGCCGAACTGCCCTTCCTCACCAGTGCTGGAGTGACCGGCGTACTCGGCCCCTACCTCGCACCCGACGACTTCCTCACCGCACTCGACGCCATCTGCGGCGGTGCCATGGTCATCTCACCCGCACCAGCCCACACAGCTCAGCCGCCTATCAGCCGCATCCAGCCCAACAGCGACCACGGAACACTGACTCCACTGACACAGCGCGAACGCGAAGTGCTCACGCTCATCGCCACGCAGCCCGACAACACTGCCATCGCCAAGGCACTCGACGTCAGCCCCCTCACCATCAAGTCACACGTCAACCGGATCATGCACAAGCTCGCAGCGTCCAGCAGATCTCAGCTCGTCGCACTCGCCTACGAAAGCCGCCTGATCACCCCAGGAAATCCGGCCGTCACAAGGGCTACAGACGCCGAGAGCCGTGCTCGGACTCCCCGCCCTGCCCAGGCCTCTTGA